A single Nostoc sp. PCC 7107 DNA region contains:
- a CDS encoding response regulator transcription factor — protein sequence MVMLPATNPKILVVDDDFGVRNLIYRFLGRKYHIESAADGKTALSMFEQFNPALVILDWNLPDISGYNLCEEMQSRNNVLVMMLTSRNAEEDKIKILSAGADDFMTKPFSLAEVEVRVQALLRRIRCINPSSIQRLVFKQLAINPEGREVTLNDKPLNLTALEFNILHFLASHPGQAWSRSQLIQKVWGCDYVGDGRVVDVHIGQLRKKLEVDHNVPEFIKTVRGYGYKFELPEATTA from the coding sequence ATGGTGATGCTTCCTGCTACAAATCCCAAAATTCTTGTTGTAGATGACGACTTTGGTGTACGTAATCTAATCTATCGTTTTCTTGGTCGAAAATATCACATAGAGTCTGCGGCAGATGGAAAAACTGCTCTGTCTATGTTTGAGCAATTTAATCCAGCTTTAGTAATTTTAGATTGGAATTTACCAGATATCAGTGGCTACAATTTGTGCGAAGAAATGCAGAGCCGTAATAATGTCTTAGTAATGATGCTAACAAGTAGAAATGCGGAAGAAGATAAAATTAAGATTCTTTCTGCGGGTGCAGATGACTTTATGACTAAACCTTTTAGTTTGGCAGAAGTAGAAGTTAGAGTACAAGCACTTTTGAGGCGGATACGTTGCATTAATCCGTCTTCTATACAGCGCTTGGTATTCAAGCAACTAGCAATTAACCCAGAAGGTAGAGAAGTCACACTAAACGATAAACCACTAAATTTAACAGCATTGGAATTTAATATTCTGCATTTTTTAGCAAGTCATCCTGGTCAAGCTTGGAGTCGCTCACAACTCATCCAAAAAGTTTGGGGTTGTGACTATGTAGGAGATGGAAGAGTTGTAGATGTACACATTGGTCAACTACGCAAGAAATTAGAAGTTGACCATAATGTACCTGAGTTTATTAAAACAGTTCGCGGCTACGGTTATAAATTTGAATTGCCAGAAGCAACAACCGCTTGA
- a CDS encoding helicase C-terminal domain-containing protein has translation MIEAEVHLSLHNFLRSQAGFPSWPHHLTMARLVARALRLGRSALIQVGAACGYQGRYRTSFVASALMWQGPVIIVAPETVQQRLLQVEIPRLQQWLQVQKPIRTGNAWPNSGFQGLLLTSPEAWLQAQLKSSEAFPPGIPTIIDGVDDLEDWVRHQLIQDVQSQDWEELMLACPRQVEAIRAARTQLTKEFFQHPANPYECYLISQPEAEIIYGLFAQLDLEVIPHVWQNFWQQFQYIHENLPLNQLPHLFWTTIERRQGLFSLHYAPIELAGILSPIWERQPVVLIGSALEPETEAPVFRQRLGLEDVTCLRFSSDSQAQAIQLYVPHQLPLPNTPEFQPAFIHKVRTLLCLSATAPGLTVVLVGDVPLKAQVGAILASEFGTRVQVEKTCLDENGILISGWEYWREHQNVLPAPHLLIIATLPLPSLENPLVAGRVAHYKRSHQDWFRVYLLPAALNELQRAIAPVRENQGVVALLDSRVVNRSYGSQILAALSPLARINYLDPSLFANPDEEDSA, from the coding sequence GTGATTGAGGCAGAAGTTCATTTGTCACTACATAACTTTTTGCGATCGCAGGCGGGGTTCCCTTCCTGGCCTCATCATTTGACGATGGCAAGGTTGGTAGCCCGCGCCTTGCGTCTAGGACGTAGTGCTTTAATTCAAGTTGGGGCGGCTTGCGGCTATCAAGGGCGATATCGCACTAGTTTTGTCGCATCAGCATTGATGTGGCAAGGCCCTGTTATTATTGTTGCTCCAGAAACTGTCCAACAACGTCTGTTACAAGTAGAAATTCCCCGCCTACAACAGTGGTTACAAGTTCAAAAGCCAATCAGAACAGGTAACGCTTGGCCTAATTCTGGGTTTCAAGGGCTACTTCTAACTTCTCCAGAAGCTTGGTTACAAGCGCAGTTAAAATCTTCTGAGGCTTTTCCCCCTGGCATTCCCACAATTATTGATGGTGTAGATGATTTAGAAGATTGGGTACGTCATCAGCTAATTCAAGATGTGCAGTCTCAAGACTGGGAAGAACTTATGTTAGCTTGTCCTCGCCAAGTGGAAGCAATTCGTGCTGCGAGAACACAACTAACCAAAGAATTCTTCCAGCATCCAGCAAATCCTTATGAGTGTTATCTCATCTCCCAGCCAGAAGCAGAAATTATTTATGGTCTTTTTGCTCAATTAGACTTAGAGGTGATTCCTCATGTTTGGCAAAATTTCTGGCAGCAATTTCAATACATTCATGAAAATTTACCTTTAAATCAACTACCTCATCTTTTTTGGACGACAATTGAGCGTCGCCAAGGCTTATTTTCTTTACATTACGCGCCGATTGAACTGGCTGGGATACTCTCGCCAATTTGGGAACGACAGCCAGTAGTTTTAATTGGTAGTGCATTAGAACCAGAAACAGAAGCGCCTGTATTTCGCCAGCGTTTGGGTTTGGAGGATGTCACTTGTCTGAGGTTCTCCTCAGATAGTCAAGCTCAAGCGATTCAACTGTATGTACCCCATCAGTTACCTTTACCCAATACACCAGAATTTCAACCTGCTTTTATTCACAAAGTCCGCACCTTGTTGTGTCTGAGTGCGACAGCGCCAGGGTTAACAGTGGTGTTAGTGGGAGATGTCCCACTCAAGGCGCAAGTCGGCGCAATTTTAGCTTCAGAGTTTGGTACACGGGTACAAGTAGAAAAAACCTGTTTAGATGAAAATGGTATTTTAATTAGTGGTTGGGAATATTGGCGAGAACATCAAAATGTTTTACCTGCGCCACATCTATTAATTATTGCGACTTTACCTCTACCATCTTTAGAAAATCCTCTGGTAGCTGGGAGAGTAGCTCATTACAAGCGATCGCACCAAGATTGGTTTCGGGTATACTTACTTCCGGCAGCCTTGAATGAACTACAACGCGCGATCGCCCCTGTACGCGAAAATCAAGGTGTAGTAGCTTTACTCGATAGTCGAGTTGTTAACCGTAGCTATGGCTCACAAATCCTCGCAGCACTAAGCCCTCTAGCACGCATTAACTATCTCGATCCCAGTTTATTCGCCAACCCAGATGAAGAAGATTCGGCTTAA
- a CDS encoding rhodanese-like domain-containing protein, which produces MNNLVGGIIPQQPPIEPQSDAHVLKSRLEWGEPAFTILDVRDRQTYNEGHIMGSMPMPIDELADRAVPSLDKSRDIYVYGGNDEESAQAAQVLRSAGFEHISQLIGGLGAWKAIGGPTEGIVESRTPAGADDYNVVSRLKNHAENQQKSGQ; this is translated from the coding sequence ATGAATAACTTAGTAGGCGGTATTATTCCTCAACAGCCACCCATTGAGCCTCAGTCCGATGCTCATGTTCTCAAGTCTCGCTTGGAATGGGGCGAACCAGCTTTTACAATTTTGGATGTGCGCGATCGCCAGACATATAACGAAGGCCATATCATGGGATCAATGCCCATGCCTATTGATGAATTAGCAGACCGCGCAGTACCATCTCTAGACAAAAGCCGTGATATTTATGTTTACGGTGGCAATGATGAGGAATCTGCTCAAGCTGCACAAGTTCTGCGTTCTGCTGGTTTTGAGCATATCTCTCAACTCATTGGTGGTCTAGGCGCATGGAAAGCAATTGGCGGCCCAACAGAAGGTATCGTTGAATCTAGAACTCCCGCAGGTGCAGATGACTATAATGTTGTCTCTCGTCTGAAAAATCACGCCGAAAATCAGCAAAAATCTGGTCAATAG
- a CDS encoding DUF29 domain-containing protein, with amino-acid sequence MMKVNELRQLYDIDDSQWLEETVKLIKNHQLQELDLENLVEELEDLGREKKNAVASLLEQIIRHLLLLQYWTSESEYNSIHWPEEIYNFRTQLKRRLTTSLRNYLDSELNFIYKDALGFVKIKTQNTVDFPLECPYSLEQLLDIDWLSK; translated from the coding sequence ATTATGAAAGTTAATGAATTAAGACAACTCTACGACATTGATGATTCTCAATGGCTAGAAGAAACAGTCAAACTAATTAAAAATCATCAACTGCAAGAACTAGATTTAGAGAATTTAGTTGAGGAATTAGAGGATTTGGGCAGAGAAAAGAAAAATGCTGTAGCCAGTCTTTTAGAGCAAATTATCCGTCATCTATTATTACTGCAATATTGGACAAGCGAATCTGAATATAATTCAATTCACTGGCCAGAAGAAATCTATAATTTTCGCACTCAATTAAAACGAAGACTGACTACTAGTCTGCGTAATTATCTCGATTCCGAATTAAATTTTATCTATAAAGATGCTTTAGGTTTTGTCAAAATTAAAACTCAGAATACTGTTGATTTTCCTCTGGAATGTCCTTATTCCCTTGAGCAATTACTTGATATAGATTGGTTAAGTAAATAA
- a CDS encoding CAP domain-containing protein, translated as MIQNKISSAGVATLSLIGGVIAFSTPVQTATLQHTQMSDHSTQLAQSTVNTATLESQVFTQINQYRASLGLPALSRNSTIDNQARIHSQNMAQGRVAFGHDGFGTRIQAIAVTIPYRAAAENVAYNQGYSNPATQAVQGWLRSSGHLANIKGNYNLTGVGVAVNSRGAVYFTQIFILKR; from the coding sequence ATGATTCAGAATAAAATATCCAGTGCTGGTGTAGCGACTCTGTCCTTGATTGGAGGCGTAATCGCTTTTTCTACACCAGTTCAAACTGCTACCTTGCAACATACCCAAATGTCAGACCACAGCACCCAACTGGCACAATCTACGGTGAATACGGCAACCCTCGAAAGTCAAGTATTCACCCAAATCAATCAATATCGGGCTTCACTTGGTCTACCAGCGTTAAGCCGTAACTCAACTATTGACAATCAAGCCAGAATTCACAGTCAAAACATGGCTCAGGGGCGAGTTGCATTTGGTCATGATGGTTTTGGCACAAGAATTCAAGCGATCGCAGTGACAATACCCTACAGAGCAGCGGCTGAAAATGTGGCGTACAATCAGGGATACAGCAATCCTGCAACCCAAGCCGTGCAAGGCTGGCTAAGAAGTTCGGGACATTTGGCTAACATCAAAGGTAATTACAACCTCACAGGTGTTGGTGTGGCGGTAAATAGCAGAGGTGCGGTTTATTTCACCCAAATATTTATCCTCAAACGATAG
- a CDS encoding Uma2 family endonuclease gives MVAVPQQPQKMTIEEYLVWELQQELRYEYVNGEVFAMTGGTIPHNDIALNFYTALRPHLRARGCRVNVSDVKVQFDAKSIYYYPDVIVSCDSQDRNARKFIQNPTIIAEVLSPATSSKDRGEKFTNYLTIPSLQEYLLIDSEKISVERYSRGEGRMWLYYPYTEGDVITLSSIEFELAIALLYEGVVLAATEE, from the coding sequence ATGGTAGCCGTCCCCCAACAACCGCAAAAAATGACCATCGAGGAATATCTCGTATGGGAACTCCAGCAAGAGCTTCGTTATGAATATGTCAACGGCGAGGTTTTTGCTATGACAGGTGGTACAATTCCCCACAATGACATTGCACTGAATTTTTACACAGCCTTACGCCCACATTTACGCGCTAGAGGCTGCCGAGTGAATGTGTCAGATGTGAAAGTGCAATTTGATGCTAAAAGTATTTATTATTATCCTGATGTGATTGTTAGTTGCGACTCTCAAGACAGGAATGCTCGCAAATTTATTCAAAATCCCACAATCATTGCTGAAGTTCTCTCCCCTGCTACAAGCAGCAAAGATCGGGGCGAAAAATTCACTAATTACTTAACAATTCCCTCTTTACAAGAATATTTATTGATAGATTCGGAAAAAATCTCTGTTGAACGCTACTCTCGTGGAGAGGGAAGAATGTGGCTTTACTATCCCTATACTGAGGGAGATGTGATCACGCTATCGAGCATAGAATTTGAGTTAGCGATCGCACTACTGTATGAAGGTGTGGTACTTGCAGCAACAGAAGAATAG
- a CDS encoding M48 family metallopeptidase, whose amino-acid sequence MPTYTGISSDAFRHPLDRQAEQALRNLPGFELIARKFMEFVYERPQLVYLMGNTIQVGPRQYSTIYQIFRECVRDLDVYPEPALFVSQNPQANSYALGQENPYIVINTGILDLLEEVEIRAVLAHELGHIKCGHTILVQMAMWAMSAASALGELTFGIGNFVTQALIYAFFEWRRKAELTADRAALLVIDDVNPVMSSMMKISGGSSKYAHECSLQEFIRQSENYQALDEDGLNQIYKFLIYNGAQGMMLSHPFAVERIHYLREWAVSEEYQQIRRGNYQRSPAEGAVNVASQTSASEAENLRRQIEELQQEINRMKRSQ is encoded by the coding sequence ATGCCAACTTACACAGGAATATCTAGCGATGCTTTCAGGCATCCACTTGACCGCCAAGCTGAACAAGCATTACGAAATTTACCAGGGTTTGAGTTAATTGCCCGTAAATTCATGGAATTTGTCTACGAACGCCCGCAGTTAGTCTATCTAATGGGTAACACCATCCAAGTAGGGCCGCGACAATATTCCACTATTTACCAGATATTTCGGGAATGTGTGCGGGATTTGGATGTTTACCCAGAACCTGCACTGTTTGTCTCACAAAATCCCCAAGCGAATAGCTATGCTTTGGGGCAAGAAAATCCTTACATTGTCATCAATACAGGCATACTAGACTTACTGGAGGAAGTCGAAATTAGGGCGGTGTTAGCCCATGAACTGGGTCATATTAAATGTGGTCATACTATTTTAGTCCAAATGGCGATGTGGGCGATGAGTGCTGCTTCTGCCCTAGGTGAATTGACCTTTGGTATTGGTAATTTCGTTACCCAAGCCTTGATCTATGCCTTTTTTGAATGGCGGCGAAAAGCTGAATTAACGGCAGATCGAGCCGCCTTGTTAGTAATTGATGACGTAAATCCTGTGATGTCTTCGATGATGAAGATATCGGGTGGAAGTAGCAAATATGCCCATGAATGTAGTTTACAAGAATTCATCCGTCAGTCTGAAAATTATCAAGCACTGGATGAAGATGGACTGAATCAAATATATAAATTCCTGATCTACAATGGCGCTCAGGGTATGATGTTAAGCCATCCCTTTGCTGTAGAACGGATACATTATTTAAGGGAGTGGGCTGTATCAGAAGAATATCAGCAAATTCGCCGAGGAAACTATCAGCGATCGCCAGCCGAAGGTGCAGTAAATGTTGCATCCCAAACTTCCGCAAGTGAAGCAGAAAATTTACGGCGACAAATTGAAGAATTACAACAAGAAATTAACAGAATGAAAAGGTCTCAGTAG
- a CDS encoding CAP domain-containing protein yields MFRQPAFGIALSTLVLASGFITTPIPSHSSTNNTTQQIASSQLASLTTTFNTTALEKSVFEQINRYRASKKLPKLTLNANISRQARIHSQNMAKGRVPFSHNGFEKRVTATSIRFNSAGENVAVNQGYSNPASQAVIGWLDSPGHLKNIKGKYNLTGVGVATNQQGEVYLTQIFILTR; encoded by the coding sequence ATGTTTCGACAACCTGCTTTTGGCATCGCTTTAAGTACGCTTGTCCTTGCTAGTGGATTTATCACTACTCCAATTCCAAGCCACTCATCTACTAACAACACAACTCAGCAGATTGCTTCAAGTCAGCTGGCCTCATTAACTACTACCTTTAACACGACTGCATTAGAAAAATCAGTTTTTGAGCAAATAAATCGCTATCGAGCATCTAAAAAACTGCCAAAGTTAACTCTGAATGCCAATATCTCTCGACAAGCTAGAATTCATAGTCAAAATATGGCTAAGGGGAGAGTTCCCTTCAGCCATAACGGATTTGAAAAGCGTGTCACAGCTACTTCAATTCGCTTCAACAGTGCAGGCGAAAATGTTGCAGTGAACCAGGGATACAGCAATCCTGCTAGTCAAGCTGTGATTGGTTGGTTAGATAGTCCTGGACATTTAAAGAATATCAAGGGTAAATACAACCTAACTGGGGTTGGTGTAGCGACTAATCAGCAAGGCGAAGTTTATTTAACGCAAATTTTTATTCTGACTAGATAA
- a CDS encoding NACHT domain-containing NTPase: protein MTSQGLRASLEGIRAAKTALTDKTLSQHKLAIALGITRQPVSKFFAGEPVSRSCFVQICQHLGLSWQKIAGLPEDRISELTATSHGNNRDLNILVQEIRQKRQDKIQDQCGNLQILDIAQAIPLVDIYTIVYVLEKITSQRWLEMGDLLKEFCFESGFKRLEKDQISQKLSGLEAVLLYSKLMILGKPGSGKTTFLKYLAVECNKGKLQPNLVAIFISLKDFAEDFKDNSDFSLLKYISQEFLSCGIEAESTLSLLIEGKMLILLDGLDEVQMDEVNEINKEIRRFCQTYYKNKFVISCRIAAQKYKFPGFTEIEIADFDMQQAEVFVKNWFVAVAHESRENGEAIGNLFIHQLNLPENKQLRELAVTPILLHLICLFFQEKSEFTFKPAKLYEQALNILLSRWDEMKGIQRHSVDCNLNLANTKKLLAQIAAITFEQGNYFFDEEIIQPLIVQYLTKDNEYCHGSSKLLNQQFQDSAKLMKLLEVDHGVLVERSQEIYSFSHLALQEYLTAKNIVLNHQYQSINQLVNHITDKRWKNVFLLTVSMLPDAEAMLRLMKQKIDFLVAHDQKIQDFLLWLYQKSNSVTTQYKPGAIRAFYIVCVGRSLEVFLKGSNFPQHQVFCHSSSYGLERAMIGNLAFSPELAIDEFLTSTFACAGELEFACNYILNDAIVFDYAHALNIAFDKALNLVVEPKFKQFIHNLKKQLPNAQSNHHKFRKWWIEHGKFWNERFRELLVKYRNICHDWQFSKQQIELLQEYYIANKLLINCLNTANNIKPAIRQDLEERLLLANTKIKK from the coding sequence ATGACAAGCCAAGGACTCAGAGCTTCCTTAGAAGGTATCAGAGCTGCAAAAACAGCTTTAACTGACAAAACTTTAAGCCAACATAAATTAGCAATAGCTTTAGGTATTACTCGTCAACCAGTATCTAAGTTTTTTGCAGGTGAGCCAGTTTCTCGCAGTTGCTTTGTCCAAATTTGTCAACATTTAGGATTATCTTGGCAAAAAATTGCTGGTCTACCAGAAGATAGAATTTCAGAATTGACTGCTACATCACATGGCAACAATAGAGATTTAAATATATTGGTGCAGGAAATCCGCCAAAAGCGCCAAGACAAAATTCAAGACCAATGTGGTAATCTGCAAATATTGGATATTGCTCAGGCAATTCCATTAGTTGATATTTATACTATCGTTTATGTATTAGAAAAAATTACTAGCCAACGATGGCTAGAGATGGGAGATTTGTTGAAAGAATTTTGTTTTGAGTCAGGCTTTAAGCGACTGGAAAAAGACCAGATTTCCCAAAAATTATCAGGGTTAGAAGCAGTATTGCTTTACTCGAAGTTGATGATCCTTGGTAAGCCAGGTTCAGGTAAAACAACATTCTTAAAATATTTGGCGGTTGAGTGTAATAAAGGCAAATTACAACCAAATCTTGTGGCTATTTTTATCAGCCTCAAAGATTTTGCTGAAGACTTTAAAGATAATAGTGATTTCAGTTTGTTGAAGTATATTAGCCAAGAATTTCTGAGTTGTGGAATTGAAGCTGAATCAACATTAAGTTTATTAATTGAAGGTAAAATGTTGATTTTATTGGATGGATTAGATGAGGTGCAAATGGATGAAGTCAATGAGATTAATAAAGAAATTCGGCGTTTTTGTCAGACTTATTACAAAAATAAGTTTGTGATTAGCTGTCGAATAGCAGCTCAAAAATACAAATTTCCGGGGTTTACAGAAATTGAAATTGCCGACTTTGATATGCAACAGGCTGAGGTCTTTGTGAAAAACTGGTTCGTAGCAGTTGCTCATGAATCTAGAGAAAATGGGGAAGCTATCGGCAATTTATTTATTCATCAACTAAATTTACCAGAAAATAAGCAACTTAGAGAATTAGCGGTAACACCAATTTTGCTACATCTAATTTGTTTATTCTTTCAAGAAAAATCTGAATTTACATTTAAGCCAGCTAAGTTATATGAGCAAGCATTAAATATTTTGCTGAGTCGATGGGATGAAATGAAAGGTATTCAAAGACATTCGGTTGACTGTAATTTAAACTTAGCTAATACAAAAAAGCTACTGGCTCAAATTGCTGCTATTACTTTTGAACAGGGCAATTATTTTTTTGACGAAGAAATAATCCAGCCACTAATAGTTCAATATTTAACTAAAGATAATGAATATTGTCATGGTAGTTCAAAATTGCTAAATCAGCAGTTTCAAGATAGTGCAAAATTAATGAAATTGCTTGAGGTAGATCATGGTGTATTAGTAGAGCGATCGCAGGAAATTTATTCTTTCTCTCATTTAGCTTTGCAAGAATATTTAACAGCGAAAAATATTGTCTTAAATCACCAATATCAGTCGATAAATCAACTTGTTAATCATATTACTGATAAGCGATGGAAAAATGTTTTTTTACTAACTGTGAGTATGTTGCCTGATGCTGAAGCAATGCTGCGGTTGATGAAACAAAAAATAGATTTTTTAGTGGCTCATGACCAGAAAATTCAAGATTTTCTATTGTGGCTGTATCAAAAATCTAACTCAGTTACTACTCAATATAAACCAGGTGCAATTCGAGCTTTTTACATCGTTTGTGTTGGGCGTTCATTAGAGGTATTTCTCAAAGGTAGCAATTTTCCTCAACACCAAGTCTTTTGCCATTCATCTAGTTATGGTCTGGAACGTGCTATGATTGGCAACTTAGCATTTAGTCCTGAACTTGCTATAGATGAGTTTCTCACCAGTACTTTTGCCTGTGCTGGGGAACTAGAATTTGCCTGTAATTATATTTTGAATGATGCTATAGTTTTTGACTATGCCCACGCTTTAAATATTGCCTTTGATAAAGCTCTAAATTTAGTTGTTGAGCCTAAATTTAAACAATTTATCCACAATCTGAAAAAACAACTACCAAATGCACAAAGCAATCACCATAAATTTCGTAAGTGGTGGATAGAGCATGGTAAATTCTGGAATGAAAGATTTCGAGAACTTTTAGTTAAATATCGAAATATTTGTCACGACTGGCAGTTTAGTAAACAGCAAATAGAGTTACTTCAAGAATATTATATTGCTAATAAGTTATTAATAAATTGTCTGAATACTGCCAATAATATTAAACCTGCAATTAGACAGGATCTTGAAGAAAGATTATTATTGGCTAATACCAAGATAAAAAAATAA
- the lysS gene encoding lysine--tRNA ligase, translating to MSEEDIRAARLEKVAQIKQLGGNPYSYRWESSHHAAQLQEKFADLASGEEVDLEVTVAGRIMARRVFGKLAFFTLQDETGNIQLYLEKNRIQESMAEIDADAFNHLKQLTDAGDILGVKGTIKRTEKGELSVYVKQYTILTKSLLPLPDKWHGLTDVAKRYRQRYVDLIVNPEVRQTFRRRAQITAGIRRYLEQRDFLEIETPVLQSEAGGADARPFVTYHNTLEMELYLRIATELHLKRLIVGGFEKVFELGRIFRNEGISTRHNPEFTSIEVYQAYADYNDMMALTEGIITTVAQDVLGTLQITYQGETVDLTPPWRRVTMHDVVKEATGLDFNAFSTLEEAKAAAKNAGIPGAGEAQSIGKILNLVFEEKVEANLIQPTFVIDYPVEISPLAKPHRSQLGLVERFELFIVGRETANSFSELTDPIDQRERLEAQAARKAAGDLEAQGVDEDFLTALEYGMPPTGGLGIGIDRLVMLLTDSASIRDVIAFPLLKPEGSLIKEFSYDPKTQTLTIEFDSGSVYEYFKVPSSIKEELYNVPSKGQYFHKFIKGKFKYEQLS from the coding sequence ATGTCGGAAGAAGATATCCGTGCCGCCAGGCTGGAAAAAGTAGCCCAGATTAAGCAGTTAGGGGGTAATCCATACTCCTATCGTTGGGAATCTAGCCATCATGCCGCCCAATTGCAAGAAAAATTTGCTGATTTAGCCAGTGGCGAAGAAGTTGATTTAGAAGTTACCGTTGCCGGTCGCATCATGGCGCGGCGTGTTTTTGGTAAATTGGCATTCTTTACTTTGCAAGACGAAACAGGCAACATACAGCTATATCTGGAGAAAAATCGCATCCAAGAAAGCATGGCAGAAATTGATGCTGATGCTTTCAACCACCTCAAGCAACTCACAGATGCAGGCGATATTCTGGGAGTTAAAGGCACGATTAAACGGACTGAAAAGGGCGAGTTATCAGTCTACGTCAAACAATACACCATCCTCACAAAATCCCTACTGCCCCTACCCGACAAGTGGCATGGATTAACAGATGTCGCCAAACGTTACCGTCAGCGCTACGTTGACTTGATTGTTAACCCCGAAGTCCGGCAAACTTTTCGCCGTCGCGCCCAAATCACCGCAGGTATTCGCCGTTATTTAGAACAGCGCGATTTTCTGGAAATTGAAACGCCTGTTTTGCAAAGTGAAGCTGGCGGTGCAGATGCACGTCCTTTTGTCACTTACCACAACACCCTAGAAATGGAATTGTATCTGCGGATTGCCACAGAACTCCATCTCAAACGCTTGATTGTCGGTGGTTTTGAAAAGGTGTTTGAATTAGGGCGAATTTTCCGCAATGAGGGAATTTCAACTCGACACAACCCCGAATTTACCTCCATCGAAGTTTATCAAGCCTACGCCGACTACAACGATATGATGGCGCTGACGGAAGGAATTATTACCACCGTCGCCCAAGATGTACTTGGCACATTGCAAATCACCTACCAAGGCGAAACTGTAGATTTAACACCACCTTGGCGACGGGTGACAATGCACGATGTAGTCAAAGAGGCCACAGGCTTAGACTTTAATGCTTTTTCAACCTTGGAAGAAGCAAAAGCCGCAGCTAAAAATGCTGGAATTCCTGGTGCAGGTGAAGCCCAAAGTATAGGTAAAATCCTGAATTTAGTCTTTGAAGAGAAAGTAGAAGCAAATTTAATTCAGCCTACCTTTGTTATTGACTATCCTGTAGAAATTTCGCCACTCGCAAAGCCCCACCGTTCTCAACTTGGTTTGGTAGAACGATTTGAGTTATTCATTGTGGGACGCGAAACCGCCAATAGCTTCTCAGAATTAACAGATCCCATTGACCAAAGAGAACGCCTAGAAGCCCAAGCCGCCCGCAAAGCTGCTGGTGATTTAGAAGCCCAAGGTGTAGATGAAGATTTTCTCACGGCGTTGGAATATGGAATGCCACCTACAGGCGGTCTAGGTATTGGGATTGATCGGTTAGTCATGTTATTAACTGATTCTGCCAGTATTCGAGATGTCATTGCTTTTCCCTTACTCAAACCTGAAGGTAGCTTGATTAAGGAATTTAGCTATGATCCAAAAACTCAAACACTCACGATTGAATTTGATAGCGGCAGTGTTTACGAATATTTCAAAGTACCTTCTAGTATCAAAGAAGAATTATATAATGTACCGTCTAAAGGTCAATATTTTCATAAATTTATTAAAGGGAAATTTAAGTATGAACAATTAAGTTGA
- a CDS encoding ribonuclease H-like domain-containing protein, with amino-acid sequence MTLPDFQVCDRDINDFTLSEYLKAEAIAVDTETMGLLPQRDRLCLVQLCNSQGKVTAIRIARGQTQSPNLKNLLEAKNVLKIFHFARFDVATLRHNLGIYVQPVFCTKIASKLARTYTNRHGLKEVVQELEQVELDKSAQSSDWGNAANLTEAQLSYAANDVRYLINVQYKLREMLKREERWEIAQECFQVLPTIVSLDLLQFKDLFEH; translated from the coding sequence ATGACATTACCAGATTTTCAGGTTTGCGATCGCGATATTAATGACTTTACCCTCAGTGAGTACTTAAAAGCCGAGGCGATCGCTGTTGATACAGAAACTATGGGATTATTACCACAGCGCGATCGCTTGTGTCTCGTGCAGCTGTGCAACTCACAAGGTAAAGTAACAGCAATTCGCATCGCTAGAGGACAAACCCAATCGCCTAATTTAAAAAACCTTCTCGAAGCCAAGAATGTACTGAAGATATTTCACTTTGCTCGTTTTGATGTTGCTACTTTACGCCACAACTTAGGAATTTACGTCCAACCTGTTTTTTGTACTAAAATTGCCAGTAAGTTAGCCCGAACTTACACCAACCGCCACGGACTTAAAGAAGTAGTACAAGAATTAGAACAAGTAGAACTTGATAAAAGCGCCCAAAGTTCTGATTGGGGTAATGCGGCGAATTTAACTGAAGCACAATTAAGTTATGCGGCTAATGATGTCCGCTATTTAATTAATGTCCAGTATAAACTACGTGAAATGCTCAAACGAGAAGAACGTTGGGAAATTGCACAAGAATGCTTTCAAGTTCTACCAACAATCGTTTCATTAGATTTATTACAGTTCAAAGATTTATTTGAGCATTGA